From one Pempheris klunzingeri isolate RE-2024b chromosome 9, fPemKlu1.hap1, whole genome shotgun sequence genomic stretch:
- the npy7r gene encoding neuropeptide Y receptor Y7 — translation MSPPDTSNSTSEAEACETDSWILPNDSMGLHPPGFHTDITKHLGVQITLITAYSLIILLGLLGNALVIYMIIRYRNMRTVTNFFIANLALADLLVNTLCLPFTLVYTLLDEWKFGAVLCHMVPFAQALSVHVSILTLTVIALERYRCIVFHLGRRLTWHSSFLIMAFTWTTSAVLAAPLAIFREYRHEEIPSINLRIAVCSEKWPHGTSRDGVIYSLSMLLLQYIIPLAIISYAYICIWVKLKNHISPSSRNDSISRRKKTTKMLALVVVVFATCWLPFHVFQLASDLDLVLRLKEYKLIYTVFHIVAMCSTFVNPLLYGWMNKNYRNGFLMVFRCEDKPDSFHPEGSFRTRSSRGLTLNGRNGGHPPTAV, via the coding sequence ATGAGCCCACCAGACACATCCAACAGCACGAGCGAAGCGGAGGCTTGTGAAACCGATTCCTGGATTCTCCCAAACGACAGCATGGGTTTACACCCACCTGGTTTCCACACTGACATCACCAAGCACCTCGGAGTCCAGATCACCCTGATCACAGCATATTCCCTAATCATTCTGCTGGGGCTGCTGGGTAACGCTCTGGTCATCTACATGATTATTCGCTACAGAAACATGCGAACAGTGACCAACTTCTTCATCGCTAACCTGGCCCTGGCAGACCTCCTGGTGAACACTCTCTGCTTGCCCTTCACTCTGGTTTACACTCTGCTAGATGAGTGGAAGTTCGGAGCTGTGTTGTGCCACATGGTGCCCTTCGCTCAGGCCCTGAGCGTGCACGTGTCCATCCTGACCCTGACCGTCATCGCTCTCGAGCGTTACCGCTGCATCGTCTTCCACCTCGGTCGGCGCCTTACGTGGCACTCCAGCTTCCTCATCATGGCGTTCACCTGGACTACATCTGCTGTCCTGGCAGCACCCCTGGCCATCTTCAGAGAGTACCGCCATGAAGAGATCCCTTCCATCAACCTGCGTATCGCCGTCTGCTCTGAGAAGTGGCCCCACGGGACCAGCAGGGATGGTGTCATCTACAGCCTctcaatgctgctgctgcaataCATCATTCCTTTAGCCATCATCAGTTACGCTTACATCTGCATCTGGGTCAAACTGAAGAATCACATCAGCCCGTCGAGCCGTAACGACAGCATCAGCCGCCGAAAAAAGACGACCAAGATGTTGgcgctggtggtggtggtgtttgcTACCTGCTGGCTGCCGTTCCATGTGTTTCAGCTGGCCAGTGATCTGGACCTGGTGCTCAGGCTGAAGGAGTACAAATTGATATACACAGTGTTTCATATCGTAGCAATGTGTTCGACTTTTGTCAACCCTCTCCTGTACGGGTGGATGAATAAAAACTACAGGAACGGCTTCCTCATGGTCTTCCGCTGTGAGGACAAGCCAGACTCTTTCCACCCCGAGGGCTCGTTCAGGACACGCTCCTCGAGGGGGCTGACTCTGAACGGTCGTAACGGCGGCCACCCTCCAACTGCTGTATGA